The Salvelinus namaycush isolate Seneca chromosome 38, SaNama_1.0, whole genome shotgun sequence genome includes a window with the following:
- the LOC120032172 gene encoding G1/S-specific cyclin-D2-like yields MELLCFEDKVVLAQIDPNILYDDRVLQSLLTIEDRFLPQCSYFKCVQKDIQPHMRRMVAGWMHEVCEEEKSEEDVFPLAINYLDRFLAVAPTRKCYLQLLGAVCMFLATKLKESRPLTAEKLCMYTDNSITPRDLLDWELVVLGKLKWNMAAVIPNDFVDHILHRLPLPKDKLSVVRKHTQTFIALCATDFSFAMNPPSMIATGSVGAAVCGLQLDQSDQALSRDHLTDLLAKITNTEVDCLKACQEQIERVLASSLQQEQQQQRQMAQGRPGSKAMEQQDQSRTPTDVSSTPTDVRDVNL; encoded by the exons ATGGAACTTCTTTGCTTCGAGGACAAAGTCGTGCTTGCCCAAATTGACCCCAACATTCTCTATGACGACAGAGTATTGCAAAGTCTGCTAACCATAGAAGACAGGTTTCTACCGCAATGTTCGTATTTTAAATGTGTCCAGAAGGACATTCAGCCACATATGAGGCGAATGGTTGCAGGATGGATGCACGAG GTTTGTGAAGAGGAGAAGAGTGAGGAAGACGTTTTCCCCTTGGCTATTAATTATTTGGACAGATTTTTAGCGGTGGCGCCCACTAGAAAGTGTTATTTGCAACTTCTAGGAGCTGTATGCATGTTCCTTGCAACAAAGTTAAAGGAGAGTCGTCCATTAACTGCAGAAAAGCTGTGCATGTACACAGACAACTCCATCACACCAAGGGATCTGCTG GACTGGGAGTTGGTGGTCCTAGGGAAGTTGAAGTGGAACATGGCAGCAGTCATCCCAAATGACTTTGTGGATCACATCCTACACAGACTGCCCCTGCCCAAAGATAAGCTATCTGTGGTTCGCAAGCACACACAGACATTCATCGCCCTGTGTGCCACAG ATTTCAGCTTCGCTATGAACCCCCCCTCCATGATCGCTACGGGCAGCGTGGGGGCGGCAGTCTGCGGCCTGCAGCTGGACCAATCAGACCAGGCCCTGAGTCGAGACCATCTAACTGACCTGCTGGCCAAGATCACCAACACTGAGGTG GACTGTCTGAAGGCGTGTCAGGAGCAGATAGAGAGGGTGTTGGCCAGTAGCCTGCAGCAGGAGCAACAGCAGCAGAGGCAGATGGCCCAAGGCAGGCCAGGCAGCAAGGCCATGGAGCAGCAAGACCAGTCCAGAACCCCAACAGACGTATCCAGCACCCCAACAGACGTACGCGACGTCAACCTATGA